The following DNA comes from Enterocloster bolteae.
CGAGAGGACCTCGCTAAGTGCCAGCGGAATGTATCGCACGTAAGGGACCAAACTACGGTCCCTAAGTGCTCATAACGAGGAGGTAAAATTCATGAGTAAGATTGATGCTGTAAGGGCTGCCATGGTGGAAGCCATGAAGGCTAAGGACAAGGCCAGGAAGGATTCTCTTTCCATGCTGCTGTCCGCCCTCAAAAATGCGGAAATCAACAAGAGGGAGCCTTTGACGGAAGAAGAGGAGAACGCGGTCGTTAAGAAGGAAATCAAGCAGACCCAGGAAACGTACGAGATGGCGCCGGCGGACCGTGAGGACATCCGTTCAGAGGCAGCCGCCAGGATGGCTGTTTACAAGGAGTTTGCGCCGGAAGACATGAGTGCGGAGCAGATTCGGGAAGTTATAAGTGCGGTCCTGTCTGAGCTGGGAATCGAAAACCCTACGGCTAAGGATAAGGGAGCCATTATGAAGGTCCTGATGCCCAGGGTCAAGGGAAAGGCAGACGGTAGGCTGGTCAATGAGACGCTGGCTTCCATGTTCCGTTAAGGACGCCCCGGGGCTTTTGCAGGTCCCGGTCCCCCCGGCTTGGTGCGCTGAGCAGCAGGCCGGACAGAGCAGAAGGCCGGACAGAGCAGCATAATAAAAGGATGCGGGGCTTAAGCTTCGCAGGAAAAGGAGACGGTTACGATGTATAGGAATGAAATTGAAGGTTTTATTGATTCCCACAGGGAAGAAATGATAGAGGATATCTGTACACTGTGCAGGATTAACAGTGAGAAGATGCCTTATGTGGAGGGCAAGCCTTACGGGGAAGGCCCGTTCCAGGCCCTTCAGGCAGCTCTTGGTATGGCAGAGGGTTATGGTTTTTCCATCCGTAATTATGACAATTATGTGGGAACAGCCGACCTCAATGACAAGGAGAGACAGCTGGACATCCTGGCCCATCTGGACGTGGTTCCTGCCGGTGAGGGATGGACGGAGACAAAGCCCTTTGAGCCGGTGGTAAAGGACGGAAAGCTCTTTGGACGCGGTACCGCGGATGACAAGGGACCGGCCGTGGCTGCGCTTTATGCAATGAGGGCAGTGAAGGAGCTGGGGATCCCGTTAAATAAGAACGTCAGGCTGATTCTGGGTACGGACGAAGAGTGCGGAAGCTCTGATATTGTAAATTATTACGACAAGGAGGATGAGGCGCCCATGACCTTTTCTCCGGATGCGGAATTCCCGGTCATCAACATTGAAAAGGGGCGTCTGGAAGGTCATTTCCATGCATCCTTCCAGGCTTCTGAGGCAATGCCAAGACTGGTGAAGGTGGAAGCCGGAATAAAGGCGAATGTGGTACCGGGCAAGGCCAGGGCTGTTGTGGAAGGCATTGACCTTAAGACATTGGAGGCCGCGGCAGAGGCTGTGGAGAAGGAGACAGGAATTTCTTTTGTACTGGAGGGTGATTTACCGGTTATGACAGTTACTGCCCAGGGGGAGGGCGCCCATGCATCCACACCCCAGGAGGGAAAAAATGCCCTTACAGGCCTGCTGGTGTACCTGACACGCCTGCCTTTTGCAGAGTGCCCCCAGATGGATATGGTGAAGAACCTGCTGAAGCTTTTCCCGCACGGCGATACCTGCGGAAAGGCAGCCGGAATCAGCATGGAAGACGAGCTGTCCGGTGCTCTGACCCTTGCTTTCAGTATGCTGACTGTAGGCGCTGATGGACTGGAAGGCGTATTTGACAGCCGGTGTCCAATCTGTGCCACAGAAGAATCTGTGCTGGGAGTGGTAAAGCAGGCCATGGCGGACCAGGGGCTTACACTGGAAAATGATTCCATGATACCGCCTCACCATGTGGACGGAAATTCTCATTTCGTAAGGACGCTGCTGTCCGTATACGAGGACTACACAGGCCTTGAGGGCAGCTGCCAGGCTACAGGAGGGGGCACCTATGTCCATTCTCTGAAGAATGGTGTTGCCTATGGCGCGGCCCTGCCGGGAACAGATAACCGTATGCATGGAGCCGATGAGTTTGCTGTGGTGGATGAGCTTGTCTTAAGCGCAAAAATA
Coding sequences within:
- a CDS encoding Sapep family Mn(2+)-dependent dipeptidase; the encoded protein is MYRNEIEGFIDSHREEMIEDICTLCRINSEKMPYVEGKPYGEGPFQALQAALGMAEGYGFSIRNYDNYVGTADLNDKERQLDILAHLDVVPAGEGWTETKPFEPVVKDGKLFGRGTADDKGPAVAALYAMRAVKELGIPLNKNVRLILGTDEECGSSDIVNYYDKEDEAPMTFSPDAEFPVINIEKGRLEGHFHASFQASEAMPRLVKVEAGIKANVVPGKARAVVEGIDLKTLEAAAEAVEKETGISFVLEGDLPVMTVTAQGEGAHASTPQEGKNALTGLLVYLTRLPFAECPQMDMVKNLLKLFPHGDTCGKAAGISMEDELSGALTLAFSMLTVGADGLEGVFDSRCPICATEESVLGVVKQAMADQGLTLENDSMIPPHHVDGNSHFVRTLLSVYEDYTGLEGSCQATGGGTYVHSLKNGVAYGAALPGTDNRMHGADEFAVVDELVLSAKIFAQVIVELCS
- a CDS encoding GatB/YqeY domain-containing protein, translating into MSKIDAVRAAMVEAMKAKDKARKDSLSMLLSALKNAEINKREPLTEEEENAVVKKEIKQTQETYEMAPADREDIRSEAAARMAVYKEFAPEDMSAEQIREVISAVLSELGIENPTAKDKGAIMKVLMPRVKGKADGRLVNETLASMFR